From the Thermovirga lienii DSM 17291 genome, one window contains:
- a CDS encoding outer membrane transport energization protein TonB (TC 2.C.1.1.1) (PFAM: Gram-negative bacterial tonB protein~TIGRFAM: TonB family C-terminal domain~COGs: COG0810 Periplasmic protein TonB links inner and outer membranes~InterPro IPR003538: IPR006260~KEGG: vfm:VFMJ11_1305 TonB protein~PFAM: TonB domain~SPTR: Putative uncharacterized protein;~TIGRFAM: TonB family protein), giving the protein MKRIIVFIIASSLVHGLLFYFIPKISPSRERVKAEDRIVVKLEFLKPQKVVKEERKTVSSVAEPLEEKQSPKMVETNESKANETKAVDEKKITNKKTVQQALQKETKTKPETKQLNAQKETKKIKETPRSGENAEEKPQEALGEKAPVGSLQVSERGNESEKHVFVSEEMVLKKVSPIYPLLARRKGLYGEVLLMVKLNKDGSIANIAVKKSSGYDILDKAALSAVKRWIFAPNIRNTVIVPVVFELK; this is encoded by the coding sequence TTGAAGCGCATTATTGTATTTATAATAGCAAGTTCCCTAGTTCATGGTTTGTTGTTTTACTTCATACCTAAAATTTCCCCCTCCCGTGAGCGAGTAAAAGCGGAGGATAGGATAGTAGTAAAGCTGGAATTTCTAAAACCCCAAAAGGTAGTGAAAGAAGAGCGAAAGACCGTTTCAAGTGTTGCAGAGCCGCTAGAAGAAAAGCAATCCCCTAAAATGGTCGAAACAAATGAAAGCAAAGCCAATGAAACCAAGGCTGTAGACGAAAAAAAAATAACAAATAAAAAAACAGTCCAACAGGCATTGCAAAAGGAAACCAAGACAAAGCCGGAAACCAAACAACTCAATGCACAAAAAGAGACAAAAAAGATCAAAGAAACTCCACGTAGCGGCGAAAATGCGGAGGAAAAGCCCCAAGAAGCTTTGGGGGAAAAAGCACCAGTTGGCAGTCTTCAAGTATCTGAAAGGGGAAACGAGTCCGAAAAACATGTATTTGTGAGCGAGGAGATGGTTTTAAAGAAGGTCTCTCCTATTTATCCCCTGTTAGCAAGAAGGAAAGGCCTTTATGGAGAAGTTCTTTTGATGGTGAAGCTTAACAAGGACGGCAGCATAGCAAACATAGCGGTAAAAAAAAGTAGTGGGTACGATATTTTAGATAAAGCAGCGTTAAGTGCCGTAAAGAGGTGGATTTTCGCTCCTAATATAAGAAACACTGTCATTGTCCCAGTGGTTTTTGAATTAAAATAA
- a CDS encoding protein of unknown function DUF208 (PFAM: Uncharacterized BCR, COG1636~COGs: COG1636 conserved hypothetical protein~InterPro IPR003828~KEGG: aco:Amico_1387 protein of unknown function DUF208~PFAM: protein of unknown function DUF208~SPTR: Putative uncharacterized protein;~manually curated), with protein MKTQGRVLLHICCAPDATVPWTELLKENEDVWGYFYGSNIHPKEEHDRRLNAVIQLSETLGAPLLVEQRYSPLSWLLSLRGHLYYPEGGVRCALCIRAQLDSAAQVAREGNFAYLGTTLTISPHKKPDLINAMGRAISRRYGLKWLDVVWRKNNGFLRSVEMSKRLGLYRQNYCGCILSFRGERHDKKQGAARAS; from the coding sequence ATGAAAACACAAGGGCGGGTTCTTTTGCACATATGCTGTGCCCCAGATGCAACGGTGCCCTGGACGGAGCTCCTCAAGGAAAATGAGGATGTATGGGGATATTTTTATGGATCCAACATACATCCGAAGGAGGAGCATGACAGGCGGCTAAACGCTGTAATACAACTTTCTGAGACCTTGGGGGCGCCTTTGTTGGTGGAACAGCGTTATAGCCCTTTGTCCTGGCTTTTAAGTTTGCGCGGCCATCTTTACTACCCAGAAGGAGGGGTAAGGTGCGCCCTTTGTATAAGGGCCCAGTTGGATAGCGCTGCCCAGGTTGCACGTGAGGGAAACTTTGCCTACTTAGGTACCACTCTCACCATAAGTCCTCATAAGAAACCAGACCTTATCAATGCCATGGGAAGGGCAATATCCCGGAGATACGGCCTTAAGTGGTTGGACGTGGTTTGGCGAAAGAATAATGGTTTCTTGCGTTCTGTTGAGATGAGCAAGAGGTTAGGCTTATACCGGCAAAACTATTGTGGTTGTATTTTAAGTTTTAGGGGTGAAAGACATGATAAAAAACAAGGCGCTGCACGAGCTTCCTAG
- a CDS encoding Biopolymer transport protein ExbD/TolR (PFAM: Biopolymer transport protein ExbD/TolR~COGs: COG0848 Biopolymer transport protein~InterPro IPR003400~KEGG: aco:Amico_0338 biopolymer transport protein ExbD/TolR~PFAM: Biopolymer transport protein ExbD/TolR~SPTR: TolR protein), which translates to MKRRPRTRTSPEVELTPLIDVLFLLVVFLVLTTTFAKSQLGVALPEAKGETSSVEPVIIEILADGDFKVDDKVVDEKDLLPLIENMKINKRSVAVAADKRLPYEKVISLLDLLKEAGISEAGLLVEERREN; encoded by the coding sequence ATGAAAAGAAGACCAAGAACAAGAACTTCTCCGGAAGTGGAGCTTACTCCTCTAATAGATGTCCTTTTCTTGTTGGTGGTTTTTTTGGTCTTAACTACAACTTTCGCCAAAAGTCAGTTAGGTGTCGCTTTACCTGAAGCGAAAGGGGAGACCTCTTCAGTAGAACCGGTAATAATCGAAATTTTGGCGGATGGAGATTTTAAGGTAGATGACAAAGTTGTGGATGAAAAAGACCTCCTACCGCTTATAGAAAACATGAAAATTAACAAAAGAAGTGTGGCTGTTGCGGCAGATAAGCGTTTGCCCTATGAAAAGGTTATATCTCTTTTAGATCTCCTTAAGGAGGCAGGAATTTCTGAAGCGGGACTGTTAGTGGAGGAGCGAAGGGAAAATTGA
- a CDS encoding AIR synthase related protein domain protein (PFAM: AIR synthase related protein, N-terminal domain; AIR synthase related protein, C-terminal domain~COGs: COG0309 Hydrogenase maturation factor~InterPro IPR000728: IPR010918: IPR011854~KEGG: aco:Amico_1386 AIR synthase related protein domain protein~PFAM: AIR synthase related protein domain protein; AIR synthase related protein~SPTR: AIR synthase related protein) — protein sequence MIKNKALHELPSGKLPPEALESSVLSFCGFKRPEVLVGPRVGEDAAVIKLKEDEYLIVTTDPIVGATKGAGRLLVTVNSNDVAAKGGEPYYLATTMIFPKHTTKESIQELAKEIHEACKEINVAVVTGHTEVNTRYSSPVICGTMIGKANRLFSADQIRPTDVILMSKHVGLEGMSILASDRPDLLSRFLSPSEIEEVKSWVSETSVLREARIFRKYAKFMHDPTEGGVLGGLSELMELAGLGIELFRESLPIHPVTRKLSELLEFDPLHLISSGVLIAVVSAKDAEAVLEDFSCAGIDCAVVGRFVEGKGNIEVDYTEELWRLMEVK from the coding sequence ATGATAAAAAACAAGGCGCTGCACGAGCTTCCTAGCGGCAAGCTGCCTCCAGAGGCTCTGGAAAGTTCGGTGCTTTCCTTTTGTGGTTTCAAAAGGCCAGAGGTTCTTGTGGGGCCAAGGGTTGGCGAAGATGCCGCGGTTATAAAGTTGAAAGAAGATGAGTATCTCATCGTCACCACGGACCCCATAGTAGGGGCGACGAAGGGCGCTGGTAGACTTCTGGTCACGGTGAACTCCAACGACGTGGCAGCTAAGGGGGGAGAGCCCTACTACCTGGCTACTACCATGATCTTTCCTAAGCATACTACCAAGGAGTCAATACAGGAGTTGGCGAAGGAAATACATGAAGCCTGTAAGGAGATCAATGTGGCCGTGGTTACTGGCCATACTGAGGTCAATACGAGGTATTCTTCACCGGTTATATGCGGGACGATGATAGGAAAGGCAAATAGACTTTTCTCGGCAGATCAGATAAGGCCTACGGATGTAATATTGATGTCCAAGCATGTCGGATTGGAGGGCATGTCCATTTTGGCTTCAGACAGGCCCGATTTGTTGTCCAGGTTTTTGTCACCTTCCGAAATAGAAGAAGTAAAGAGCTGGGTTTCCGAAACCAGCGTATTGAGGGAAGCTAGGATATTTAGAAAATACGCTAAGTTCATGCACGACCCCACGGAAGGGGGAGTATTGGGAGGCCTTTCGGAGCTCATGGAGCTGGCGGGGTTGGGAATAGAGCTGTTCAGGGAAAGTCTTCCCATACATCCCGTGACAAGAAAGCTCTCTGAACTGTTGGAATTTGATCCTCTTCATCTTATCTCTTCAGGAGTGCTGATAGCTGTGGTTTCAGCTAAAGATGCAGAGGCCGTCTTGGAGGATTTTTCTTGTGCAGGAATAGATTGCGCTGTTGTAGGTCGCTTTGTGGAAGGAAAGGGCAACATTGAGGTCGATTATACCGAAGAGCTGTGGAGGTTAATGGAGGTCAAGTAA
- a CDS encoding peptidase M24 (PFAM: Metallopeptidase family M24; Creatinase/Prolidase N-terminal domain~COGs: COG0006 Xaa-Pro aminopeptidase~InterPro IPR001131: IPR000587: IPR000994~KEGG: aco:Amico_1385 peptidase M24~PFAM: peptidase M24; creatinase~SPTR: Peptidase M24), with protein MVFSGALINKRLDKLREKTLKKASDAVFIPVIEGYNWQSCYYFSGFTGSSGAVVVTQRDAFFITDARYTTQAAFEVPFDVVDRKGSRLIDGAIELMKKLSVKRLGVQEDKMSVSLYFSLAKEFEMFDVSQDVSSIRREKTKEEVDLIKKACDLAACALKDTVASMKDVRTEKEFDALLEYNLAKIGADGGWQDHKFIVASGARSALPHGRASDKAFSVGEWITVDFGARYKGYVSDITRNVFLGDIPEEWKDRHEILLEAQRAAAQVLRPGARCADVDAAARNVIEKAGYGSAFTHGTGHGIGLDVHEAPTLSPSSKDVLVVGDVVTIEPGIYIEGVGGMRVEDNYVITPQGAECISSAVPKVFMVSI; from the coding sequence ATGGTTTTTTCTGGAGCATTGATAAACAAGAGGCTGGATAAATTACGGGAAAAAACTCTAAAAAAGGCATCAGATGCTGTGTTTATTCCCGTAATAGAAGGCTACAACTGGCAAAGCTGTTACTATTTCTCTGGATTTACAGGGTCCAGTGGAGCAGTAGTAGTGACCCAAAGGGATGCTTTTTTTATAACAGATGCCCGGTACACCACTCAGGCAGCTTTTGAGGTTCCCTTTGATGTTGTGGATCGTAAGGGAAGCAGGCTGATAGATGGGGCAATCGAGCTGATGAAGAAGCTTTCGGTCAAGAGACTGGGCGTCCAGGAAGATAAGATGTCCGTTTCCTTGTATTTTTCGCTGGCAAAGGAGTTTGAGATGTTCGATGTTTCCCAAGATGTTTCTTCTATAAGGCGGGAGAAAACAAAAGAGGAAGTCGATCTGATAAAAAAAGCGTGTGACTTGGCAGCCTGTGCGTTGAAAGACACAGTAGCTTCCATGAAGGACGTAAGAACGGAGAAAGAGTTTGATGCCCTTTTGGAATACAATTTGGCCAAGATCGGTGCCGATGGAGGTTGGCAGGACCACAAGTTTATTGTAGCTTCTGGTGCAAGAAGCGCTCTTCCCCATGGGAGGGCTTCTGATAAGGCATTTTCTGTAGGGGAATGGATAACCGTTGATTTTGGTGCTAGGTACAAGGGGTATGTGAGCGACATAACCAGGAACGTTTTCCTAGGTGACATTCCAGAGGAATGGAAAGATCGTCATGAAATACTATTGGAGGCCCAAAGGGCTGCTGCTCAGGTTTTAAGGCCAGGTGCCCGATGTGCAGATGTAGATGCAGCAGCAAGAAATGTTATTGAGAAGGCAGGGTATGGGAGCGCATTTACCCATGGAACCGGCCATGGGATAGGTCTTGACGTTCATGAGGCGCCGACTTTATCCCCTTCTTCCAAGGACGTGCTCGTTGTAGGGGACGTAGTAACTATAGAGCCAGGGATATACATTGAGGGTGTAGGAGGCATGAGGGTAGAAGACAACTATGTCATAACGCCTCAAGGTGCAGAATGTATATCCAGCGCAGTACCCAAGGTTTTTATGGTTTCTATCTAA
- a CDS encoding hypothetical protein (KEGG: tai:Taci_1497 hypothetical protein~SPTR: Putative uncharacterized protein), whose translation MMESMVDKILQMIGEACCLYHRLILIVGPARSGKTSVIQKVSRNTSAALVNVFILWYKPMSNWRIVAWN comes from the coding sequence ATGATGGAGTCCATGGTGGATAAGATTCTGCAAATGATTGGCGAGGCATGTTGCCTCTATCATCGTCTGATCCTGATAGTGGGTCCAGCAAGAAGTGGAAAAACGTCCGTAATACAGAAAGTGTCGAGAAATACCTCTGCGGCACTTGTTAACGTTTTTATCTTGTGGTACAAACCAATGTCAAATTGGAGGATAGTTGCATGGAATTAA
- a CDS encoding UDP-galactose 4-epimerase (PFAM: NAD dependent epimerase/dehydratase family~TIGRFAM: UDP-glucose-4-epimerase~COGs: COG1087 UDP-glucose 4-epimerase~InterPro IPR001509: IPR005886~KEGG: dth:DICTH_1238 UDP-glucose 4-epimerase~PFAM: NAD-dependent epimerase/dehydratase~SPTR: UDP-glucose 4-epimerase;~TIGRFAM: UDP-glucose 4-epimerase), with the protein MILVTGGAGYVGSHTVLALLDKGKDVVVLDNLSTGHRDLVGKAHLVVGDLTDRSSVEAVFQKFPIEGVFHFAAKSIVPESMKQPDLYYVNNVTGTINLLSTMVKYGVKNLVFSSTAAVYGEPEHVPITEDSPKNPQNVYGHTKLVIEEMLRNYFAAYSLKSVSLRYFNAAGADPEGRAGEDHDPETHLLPIAFNTALGKRKEFTVYGTDYPTSDGTCIRDFIHVSDLAEAHLLAFEKLQKGELDCESFNLGSEKGYSVNQIVQVVKKVTGIDFPVSYGNRREGDPAVLIASSQRAQEKLQWKMKHSDLETIVSTAWAWHQKRFR; encoded by the coding sequence TTGATACTCGTTACAGGCGGCGCAGGGTACGTGGGAAGCCACACCGTTCTGGCGCTTTTGGATAAAGGAAAAGATGTAGTGGTTTTGGACAATCTATCGACTGGGCATAGGGACCTCGTTGGTAAAGCCCACTTGGTAGTAGGAGACCTAACCGACAGAAGCTCTGTTGAGGCAGTTTTCCAAAAATTCCCCATTGAGGGAGTTTTTCATTTCGCAGCAAAGAGCATCGTTCCTGAGTCTATGAAACAACCCGACCTTTATTATGTGAACAACGTTACTGGCACCATAAACCTCCTGTCCACAATGGTAAAATACGGCGTTAAAAACCTGGTGTTTTCATCCACTGCCGCAGTGTACGGTGAACCAGAACACGTTCCCATAACTGAAGATTCGCCTAAAAACCCCCAAAACGTCTACGGCCATACAAAACTCGTCATAGAAGAGATGTTAAGAAACTACTTCGCAGCTTACTCCCTGAAGAGCGTTTCCCTGCGGTACTTCAACGCTGCAGGAGCAGACCCCGAAGGTAGGGCCGGGGAAGATCACGATCCCGAAACTCACTTGCTGCCCATAGCTTTCAACACGGCCTTGGGCAAAAGGAAGGAATTTACCGTATACGGCACCGACTACCCCACCTCTGACGGGACCTGCATAAGGGACTTCATCCATGTAAGCGATTTGGCGGAGGCCCACTTGCTGGCCTTCGAGAAACTCCAAAAGGGCGAACTGGATTGTGAGTCCTTCAACCTGGGAAGTGAAAAAGGCTACAGCGTCAATCAAATAGTGCAAGTTGTAAAAAAGGTTACGGGTATCGACTTCCCCGTGTCATATGGAAACCGAAGGGAAGGCGACCCGGCAGTATTAATAGCCTCTTCGCAGCGGGCCCAAGAAAAATTACAATGGAAGATGAAACATTCGGACCTCGAAACTATAGTATCGACAGCTTGGGCTTGGCACCAAAAACGATTTAGATAG
- a CDS encoding metal dependent phosphohydrolase (PFAM: HD domain~COGs: COG3437 Response regulator containing a CheY-like receiver domain and an HD-GYP domain~InterPro IPR003018: IPR006674: IPR003607~KEGG: tai:Taci_0059 metal dependent phosphohydrolase~PFAM: metal-dependent phosphohydrolase HD sub domain; GAF domain protein~SMART: metal-dependent phosphohydrolase HD region~SPTR: Metal dependent phosphohydrolase) codes for MSIRKLFTVAIGFLVLIIFGNLVLNYYAQIKWKYNQLDRTMSSELDGISQQIDKELSLLKNSIFTNGDSNAATFSTAFNFSLKEETRLSDFWESHDKSSPLAEGYAIYRVPRKGKDNTFLLWRHPEGRILTWAMEPNFQWLRRTLHLSDNKEFLIFVGPGGEVLWKSPSYFLKGTENLHGPIIYNVKGPWFKDLNGRLYWGKYSPIMGGSVRLYVLIPLRRFFYLLCGNILSMAAFDVSLLIIIVGIGFLVFKYVLAPMEEITVLASDMQDKLFAATTPKDLSITVSKVARGVREIISRSKLEEVGILCQALSSALQSYVYQQEKLLASGEKMAELNKTLQATNEALITRDRAWRRIIEISKTVTMTTGFNKGLGRIADIIREVTGASEVVISKKEGNEYLPYTESGYGVKLSDVKRSLDLRLKDASFKEDKVLWIEDVYTDPLSLAMGAPVKSEAIFPVFHLGRPVGVIYLGWAKPKKESQEVLDLLLPIASYIGGMIDSKSALQGLRQSYQYMVERIQTITSIFHEETSAHLERVEKYCFLLAKSLSLPADQVEDIALFSRLHDIGKMKVPLDLLTKRDALAEEEFDIIKKHTIWGAEILGDAPWLRIGRAICLYHHEKWDGSGYPYGLAGEDIPVEARVVALADTYDALRSRRAYKEPLSHEKACEIITKGDGRIEPFHFDPTLLSLFVEIEQSFDEIYNSFEEPEGVISL; via the coding sequence ATGAGTATCCGTAAGCTCTTTACGGTAGCTATCGGATTCTTGGTACTTATCATTTTCGGCAACTTAGTGCTAAATTATTATGCTCAGATAAAGTGGAAATATAATCAGCTTGATAGGACCATGTCCAGCGAGCTTGATGGTATATCTCAGCAGATTGATAAAGAGCTTTCCTTACTGAAAAATTCCATATTTACAAATGGAGATTCAAATGCTGCGACTTTTTCTACAGCCTTCAATTTTTCTCTCAAAGAAGAGACTCGTTTATCGGATTTTTGGGAATCCCACGATAAGTCTTCTCCTTTGGCTGAAGGATACGCTATCTATCGTGTCCCCCGCAAAGGAAAGGATAACACCTTTTTATTGTGGAGGCATCCAGAGGGCAGGATCTTAACGTGGGCCATGGAGCCTAATTTCCAATGGCTGAGGCGAACCTTGCACTTGAGCGACAACAAAGAGTTTTTGATTTTCGTAGGGCCTGGCGGTGAGGTGTTGTGGAAGAGTCCATCGTATTTCTTGAAAGGTACCGAAAACCTTCATGGTCCTATAATCTACAATGTCAAAGGGCCGTGGTTTAAGGACCTTAACGGCAGGCTGTATTGGGGTAAGTATAGTCCCATCATGGGAGGCAGTGTCAGGCTTTACGTATTGATTCCTCTGAGGCGTTTCTTCTACTTGCTTTGTGGCAACATTCTAAGCATGGCGGCCTTTGATGTTTCTTTGCTCATCATAATAGTGGGGATTGGTTTTTTAGTCTTCAAATATGTATTGGCTCCAATGGAAGAGATTACGGTATTGGCCTCGGATATGCAGGATAAACTGTTTGCCGCTACAACACCGAAGGATCTATCCATAACGGTTTCTAAAGTGGCAAGGGGGGTACGAGAGATAATTTCCCGTAGCAAGCTTGAGGAGGTAGGAATACTTTGTCAAGCTCTATCTAGCGCCCTCCAGAGTTATGTTTATCAGCAGGAGAAACTACTAGCTAGCGGAGAAAAAATGGCTGAGCTCAATAAAACGTTACAGGCTACCAATGAAGCTCTGATCACAAGGGATAGGGCATGGAGGAGGATAATAGAGATCTCCAAAACAGTCACCATGACAACAGGTTTCAATAAGGGATTAGGCAGGATTGCAGATATAATACGAGAGGTAACAGGCGCAAGTGAGGTGGTTATTTCAAAGAAAGAGGGTAACGAATATCTGCCTTACACGGAAAGCGGCTACGGGGTCAAGCTTTCTGACGTAAAGAGGAGCTTAGACCTTAGACTAAAGGATGCTTCGTTCAAAGAAGACAAGGTTTTGTGGATAGAGGATGTGTATACTGATCCATTGTCGTTGGCTATGGGAGCTCCAGTCAAGAGCGAGGCCATTTTCCCTGTGTTTCATTTAGGCAGACCCGTTGGAGTTATTTACCTGGGATGGGCCAAGCCCAAGAAGGAAAGTCAGGAGGTTTTGGATCTCCTTTTGCCCATAGCGTCTTATATAGGAGGAATGATAGATTCAAAGAGCGCGCTGCAGGGGTTGAGGCAGTCCTATCAGTATATGGTTGAGAGGATCCAAACAATAACATCGATCTTCCACGAGGAAACCTCTGCCCATTTGGAGAGGGTCGAAAAATACTGTTTTTTGCTTGCCAAATCTTTATCCCTTCCTGCAGATCAAGTCGAGGATATAGCGCTGTTTTCTCGACTCCACGATATAGGCAAGATGAAGGTCCCTTTGGATTTGCTGACCAAACGTGATGCCCTTGCAGAGGAAGAGTTCGATATTATAAAAAAACATACCATATGGGGTGCGGAGATATTAGGCGATGCTCCTTGGCTTCGGATAGGCAGAGCTATATGTTTGTATCATCATGAGAAATGGGATGGCAGCGGATATCCATATGGATTAGCGGGTGAGGATATCCCAGTTGAAGCTAGGGTAGTTGCCCTTGCTGATACATATGATGCTCTCCGTTCAAGAAGAGCATACAAGGAGCCCCTCTCTCACGAAAAAGCTTGTGAGATAATAACGAAAGGGGATGGAAGAATAGAGCCATTCCATTTCGACCCTACGCTGCTTTCTTTGTTTGTCGAAATTGAGCAGAGTTTCGATGAAATATATAATTCTTTCGAAGAACCAGAGGGTGTAATAAGCCTTTGA
- a CDS encoding tRNA (adenine-N(1)-)-methyltransferase (PFAM: tRNA methyltransferase complex GCD14 subunit~COGs: COG2519 tRNA(1-methyladenosine) methyltransferase and related methyltransferase~InterPro IPR014816~KEGG: tai:Taci_1129 tRNA (adenine-N(1)-)-methyltransferase~PFAM: tRNA methyltransferase complex GCD14 subunit~PRIAM: tRNA (adenine-N(1)-)-methyltransferase~SPTR: tRNA (Adenine-N(1)-)-methyltransferase) produces MLKDKDVVFLWSPEKGDTFLLNLEEGAKLDSRLGVINHNDIIGRSYGDGVRTHLGSMFYILRPNVLEFSRRIKRKTQIIFPKEIGMIIVALGVGPGSKVVECGTGSGSLTAALAHFVGDEGKVYTYDRREEFSLLARRNCEKWNVAHRVEFKVKDIAEGFDERDADALFLDVPTPWDYLRQAKEALSPGSRLGILVPTTNQIEKTLEGLNDHGYVDIQVMELFLRYYKTNAKRIRPEDIMVGHTGYLIFASTVRDIT; encoded by the coding sequence ATGCTTAAGGATAAAGATGTTGTGTTTTTGTGGTCGCCAGAAAAAGGCGATACTTTTTTGTTGAATTTGGAGGAAGGTGCCAAGTTGGATAGCAGACTTGGCGTGATCAATCATAATGACATAATAGGTCGCTCCTACGGGGACGGAGTGAGGACTCACCTGGGGAGCATGTTCTACATATTAAGACCCAATGTTCTTGAGTTCAGTCGGAGGATAAAAAGAAAAACCCAAATTATTTTCCCCAAGGAAATAGGTATGATCATCGTGGCCCTTGGTGTTGGACCAGGATCAAAAGTGGTTGAGTGTGGGACAGGTTCGGGTAGTTTGACTGCGGCTTTGGCACATTTCGTGGGGGACGAGGGCAAAGTATATACATATGATAGAAGAGAGGAGTTTTCCCTTCTTGCGAGGCGCAACTGCGAAAAGTGGAACGTTGCCCATAGAGTGGAATTCAAAGTAAAAGACATCGCTGAGGGATTTGACGAGCGAGACGCAGATGCTCTTTTCTTGGATGTGCCTACTCCTTGGGATTATCTAAGACAGGCTAAGGAAGCTCTCTCTCCTGGCAGTAGGCTGGGAATCCTGGTTCCCACCACGAACCAAATAGAGAAAACCCTTGAGGGCCTTAACGATCACGGTTATGTGGATATTCAAGTTATGGAACTTTTCTTGCGTTATTACAAAACTAATGCGAAAAGAATAAGGCCGGAGGATATTATGGTAGGCCACACGGGTTATCTTATATTCGCTTCCACTGTGAGGGATATAACGTAG